One genomic region from Gouania willdenowi unplaced genomic scaffold, fGouWil2.1 scaffold_273_arrow_ctg1, whole genome shotgun sequence encodes:
- the LOC114459207 gene encoding protein NLRC3-like gives MGQDLVKEQHEIQTEDQSSLEGVDGSSGAELDAIFMLLEDNIISFVKAELKHMQKLVDGDDPECSESQMEDEDEEQRRSREAFLNITLYFLKRMKQEELAERLQSRTKAPRYQRELKSKLKKKFQCVSEGVAKAGSPTLLKDIFTELYITEGGGAEVNQEHEVIQIETASRRSDTAERAITLEELFKAPPGRPRPIRTVMTKGVAGIGKTLLTHKFTVDWAEDKAQQEVHFTFPLTFRELNVLRGRSFSLVGLVDHFFSGSKEAGICSFQDFLVLFILDGLDECRLPLDFLSTQTLTDVSESTSVEVLLINLIRGELLPSARLWITTRPAAANQIPPECVDMVTEVRGFTDSQKDEYFRRRSTDEEQVSSIMSHIRTCRSLHIMCHIPLFCRITATVLEDVLKIREEGELPRTLTQIYSHYVVLQNKVKTVKFDGGAATDPHWSPQSREMIESLGKLAFEQLQKGKLIFYESDLTECGMDLRAASVFSGVFTQVFREESSLYQEKAFTFIHLSLQEFLAALHVHQTFISSKVNLLENSLMFKFKQTLNLLRSGGQPDLKLLHQSAVDEALRSPNGHLDLFLRFLLGLSLPTNQRLLQGLLTQTGSDSQTNQRTVDYIKEKLSEGLSTERSINLFHCLNEVNDHSLLEQIQQSMRSGRLSTEKLSPAQWSALVFILLSSQEHLDVFDLKRFSPSEEAFLKLLPVVKASKKVKLSFCGLSERSCAALSSVISSQSSSVKHLDLSNNDLQDSGVKLLCEGLKSPHCKLDFLSLAGCVITEVGGASLAAALSSNSSSVRELDLSYNHPGDSAVKLISQTLNTLRADHGGEQRIKAGVRKYFCHIHLDTNSINRKLRLSDNNRMVTCLWEEELYPDHQDRFDHNQVLCSTGLTGHCYWEVEWNGNVSIAVSYRGIRRKGNSIDCWFGFNNQSWSLRCYRGFYIFRHNNIDTPTSCPCGSSGRVGVYVDCPDGRLSFYEVSSDSMTLIHTVCTSFTDTLYPGFRCWSYGSSVSLSPL, from the exons ATGGGTCAAGACTTggtgaaggaacaacatgagatccagactgaagatcagag cagcttggagggtgtggatggttcctctggagctgagcTTGATGCCATCTTTATG ctgctggaggacaacatcatcagctttgttaaagctgaactcaaacacatgcagaagcttgtggatggagatgatccagagtgctcagagagtcagatggaggatgaagatgaggagcagaggaggagcagggaggcctttctgaacatcacactgtatttcctgaagaggatgaagcaggaggagctggctgagcgtctgcagagca gaacaaaAGCTCCTCGATACCAACGTGAGCTGAAGTCCAAGCTGAAGAAGAagttccagtgtgtgtctgagggcgTGGCTAAAGCAGGAAGCCCAACCCTCCTGAAGGATATTTTCACAGAGCTctacatcacagagggagggggagcagaggtcaaccaggaacatgaggtcatacagatagaaacagcatccaggagatcagacacagcagaaagagccatcacactagaagagctctttaaagcccctcctggaagacctcgaccaatcaggacagtgatgacaaagggcgtggctggcattgggaaaacactcttaacacacaagttcactgtGGACTGGGCTGAAGACAAAGCCCAGCAGGAGGTTCACTTCACATTCCCACTAACCttcagagagctgaacgtgctgagggggaggagcttcagcttggtgggacttgttgatcacttcttctctggaagcaaagaagcaggaatctgcagcttccaggacttcctggttttgtttatcttggatggtctggatgagtgtcggctccctctggacttcctcagcactcagaccctgactgatgtctcagagtccacctcagtggaggttctgctgataaacctcatcagaggagaactgcttccatcagcccgcctctggataaccacacggcctgcagcagccaatcagatccctcCTGAGTGTGTGGACATGGTGACCGAGGTCAGAGGGTTTACTGACTCTCAGAAGGACGAGTACTTCAGGAGGAGGtccacagatgaggagcaggtcagcagcatcatgtcccacatcaggacgtgtcgtagcctccacatcatgtgccacATCCCACTCTTCTGCCGGATCACTGCTACAGTTCTGGAGGACGTGTTGAAGATCAGAGAGGAGGGAGAGCTGCCCAggactctgactcagatctacagccactatgtggtccttcagaacaaagtcaagacagtgaagtttgatggaggagctgccacagatccacactggagtccacagagcagagagatgatagagtctctgggaaaactggcttttgagcagctgcagaaaggaaagCTGATCTTCTATGAGAGTGACCTGACAGAGTGTGGCATGGACCTCAGAGCAGCCTCAGTGTTCTCAGGAGTGTTCACACAGGTCTTCAGAGAGGAGAGCAGCCTGTACCAGGAAAAGGCGTTCACCTTCATCCACCTGAGCCTTCAGGAGTTTCTGGCTGCTCTTCATGTCCATCAGACGTTCATCAGCTCTAAAGTCAATCTTCTGGAGAACTCATTGATGTTTAAATTCAAACAAACTCTTAACCTTCTCCGTAGTGGAGGTCAGCCTGACTTAAAACTTCTCCATCAAAGTGCTGTCGACGAGGCCTTACGGAGTCCAAACGGACACTTGGACTTGTTCCTCCGCTTCCTGCTGGGTCTTTCGctgccaaccaatcagaggctcctacaaggcctgctgacacaaacaggaagtgactcacagaccaatcagagaacagTTGATTACATCAAGGAGAAGCTGAGTGAGGGTTTGTCAACAGAGAGAAGCATCAACCTGTTCCACTGTCTGAATGAAGTGAATGATCACTCTCTGCTGGAGCAGATCCAACAGTCCATGAGATCAGGACGTCTCTCCACAGAGAAactgtctcctgctcagtggtcagctctggtcttcatcttactgtcatcacaagaacatctggatgtctttgacctgaagagattctctccttcagaggaagcttttctgaagctgctcccagtggtcaaagCCTCCAAGAAAGTTAA actgagtttctgtggtctctcagagagaagctgtgcagctctgtcctcagtcatcagctctcagtcctccagtgtgaaacatctggacctgagtaacaatgatctgcaggattcaggagtgaagctgctgtgtgaaggactgaagagtcctcactgtaaactggactttctcag tctggcaggttgtgtcatcacagaggtgggcggggcttctctggcagcagctttgagctccaactcctccagtgtgagagagctggacctgagctacaaccatccaggagactcagcagtgaagctgaTCTCTCAGACactgaacactctgag ggcggaccatggaggagagcagaggatcaaagctggtgtgaggaagt atttctgtcacattcacctcgacacaaactccatcaacagaaaactcagactgtctgacaacaacaggatGGTGACATGTTTGTGGGAGGAGGAGCTTTATCCTGATcatcaggacagatttgatcacaatcaggttctgtgtagtactggtctgactggtcactgttactgggaggtggagtggaATGGAAATGTTTCTAtagcagtgagttacagaggaatCAGAAGAAAAGGAAACAGTATTGATTGTTGGTTTGGATTTAATAATCAGTCCTGGAGTCTGAGATGTTACAGAGGTTTTTACATCTTCAGACACAATAACATAGACACACCTACCTCCTGTCCCTGTGGTTCCTCTGGTAGAGTAGGAGTGTATGTGGACTGTCCTGATGGACGTCTGTCCTTCTAtgaagtctcctctgactctatgacactcatccacaccgtctgtacctccttcactgacactctgtatCCTGGGTTTAGATGTTGGTCCTATGGTTCctcagtgtctctgagtcctctgtga